The Vitis vinifera cultivar Pinot Noir 40024 chromosome 1, ASM3070453v1 DNA segment tattgttATGCCCTTTGAGCTTCTTACTGGCTAGCCCCACGATCGGCAGTATGTTACATTTTTCCAATATATAAAACTAGTTTTGAGGATAATGTGCACGCGTGCCAGGCGGGCGTACATGGACTAGGTATATTGTTTTCCAGGAAGAAACAGATACCTCCTTTGACTGCCCTCTTGAATTTCGAATGCTGAGTTAGGAAATGATGTGATGTCTATGGCCCTATCTAAATCTTGTTTCAGCATCCTTTCtcttcacattttttatttgaagttcaCAAATGTTGATTGAAGGAAGACAAATTTGAGaagacttaaaaaaaatgtaaatgttatatatatatatatatcttaaatcattatttttcgtCTGATAAGAAAAACAGATGTGATGATTTGTATTTCTGTGTTTTCCTCCCGTTTGAAGGAGTTTCTTACGTGGTAGAATAAGAAGTGTTTGAAGGTTAAATGTAATATGAAGACATTTcattatttagttaaattttttaataaaaatatccctaaaataaaatcattcacACCTAAGTGAAATCAACCAGCTGACCCTTTGAACCCCAGAAATTGGTGATATGTATATATGAacagttgaaaaaaaaaaaagaaattgtcaTAATGTACATTTAGCCGTGGAACGGCTACCAAGCCATCTGGCCCCTCATAGTTTCTGCAATTCATCCAGCTTGTTTGGTCATCAGCATAAAACGATAAGGTAGCTGGCTTTTCTTCTAGTTTAATACATATATTCTGAGTCATTTATAGGCTTCTTGGTTAATCATGAAAAGAACAAGAAATCTAATAAAACGAAAGTGGCTTAAGATCAATAACTTCGATTAAATTATGTGATACATATCTGTGGTTGATATTTGATATAACACCATAAAAAGTGAGAGTAAGATGGTGGGTGGCAATGTTGGTCATGACCCTAGTTGATTACCCATTGACCTGTTGGGTAAGTTTTCTTGTTGCCGAAGCCGGGTCCAGCCAAAACCCCACCTGGGTCCTGGGATATTGCATCTCCCTCAAGTCTACAGTTGATGAGGAGTTAGGTACAGATGGGAGAGCCAAAATGATATACAATTCTCCCCAAGAGGAGAACAAATGCCAGAGGCTAGGGTTTCTAGTTTTTTACATGGTGGGAGTGACATGGCCCCAAAACTGAATTTGATATTTGTTTCTTGGTGGGGTCTTTTTGAATGTAAACCACAAAGAGCCTCCACGAAAGATTACAAGATTTGGGGGTGTGGGTCATGGtattaataatagaaaattgataagaaattatgtaaataaaaGGGAAAGCGACTAAAAGTTGAAGATGTGCCTAAGTTTTGCCCGAAATGATACCCATTATCATTATATAATAAGACTTATGCACGTCAGCTATCTCCTTTTGTTTATGGTTTGGGACACCCAGAGTAGTTTTTTCCACATCACAGGTAGCTTCAGCGCTACCTGAAAGGTTATCACAGGccttctctcattctctctctccccATGTAAGAAACTCGTTGCTTCTCCATAAATACTAATactcactctctttctctctctatctataTTCAGTGTGAATAAGATAtagagagagaaggagagatGGAGGTGCGAATGAGGCTATGGGAAGTAATACCATTTTCAGTGATGGTGTTGATGGAAGGTTGCACAGTGGGGCTGACAATTATGACCAAGACAGTGATGGCGAAGGGGATGAGCCAATTCGTCTTCGTGGTTTATTCCAATGCTCTTTCCTCTATCATTCTCCTTCCTTATTCCCTCATCTTTCGAAGGTCTAAGggtcttgtacttctttttcttGAGGCAAGCCAGTTGCCATAACTGTTGATTTATTAGTTATTAACACTTCATCTTCTTTTGATTTGCAGGACGCAGCAGTCCTTCTTCACCTTCCCTCTCCTCACTAGATTTTTCTTCCTCGGGCTTACAGGGTATgttcctctttctctctttctttaacGAACACACTCACACAGCCTCTCTCCCACACACACAAGGATACAGACACTGATCAATCTCTCGCTCACGTCACATCCACGCAAACTGAGGAGTTGTTCAGGAATCAGGACACTATCTCGGACAAACTAACCCGTGATCCAGGTGTTCTGTTCATACCGGCCGCGTGGAGCTCCATTCATATTAGATGTCACTTCAGTGTATGACCCGACAGCACACAGATGGACCAGTGGTCCAGGTGTCCATTTAATATTGGAGCTCCATCAAACTTAGACCTGTTGGAGTTCAGCACTAGCATAGCTTTTTTAcacttaataattatattttagaaatatttgaaaatagaaaaaaataaaaaaataaaaattagatttaaattaataaattaattttttgcaaatttattatacttattttaatttctttgtgtAAAGAgtaaataatttcaaacttaattaattatatttatttattttttcttatttttataataaaattaaatatgatagaatcattatttttaattttttttccatacattatatttgattctcaaaaaatttgaagtaataaattatttttatatattatcttaaactcatttcacatcttttaagtcatcaataaaaaaaattaaataatttaaaaatatataaaattttaatttgttttaattatatttaattttctttgatatttttttgtaaaaccatcaaagataattttaatatttttcataactaaactaatatttttcggaaatcaaacatagcctcaAATAGTCTATAACTCCCTTGAGCAGTTTTTAATTGCAACTTTGAAATTTGATTGGTTCATTTGAAAATCTTAAGGCAGGGCCATTAGTATACAAAGGCTGGCCGACGGAGCGATCAGTTTTTTGACGTACTTGACTGGGCGCATAAACTTAAGGTTTTGGTGCATTAGTTTATGTGCCTTGAAGGATAATTCAAATTGACTGTGTTTGTGCCTGTTGCAGGATAACCATAGCTCAGATTTTTGCCTTCACTGGCCTAAGCTACAGCTCACCCATTCTTGCATGTGGAATGGGCAACTTGATCCCTGCATTTTCTTTTGTGCTTGCTATTATTCTCAGGTTAATTTTCCTTAACACCCATTTCTTATTTTGAATCTCTATTTTGATTATGCCCATAAAgggaaaaagaatgagaaaattgTCTGGATTATGGTGAACTGCATCAACACTGGTTTAGGAATCAATATTTTAATGGGATGTGGCCTAATTAACAAGTGGACCATATTTTGGATTGGACCTCTAATGTGGTAGTCATGAACCTTTTGAGGGTTgctagatatttttaaaaattaggccttttttttttttggtttcttttaaACGGGGCCTGCTGCAGAGTTGGTGAGAGGTTGGAATGATCAATGGTGATCAATGTCTACCAGTTCATATAGAGAAGCTCAAAGAAGCCCAAAAGTGAAAATTATTGATGAGCTTCGGCCTGGATAAATATGGAGAAATGATCACTTCTCCCCATCGATCCATACGAAGCTCAAGTTGGTCGAAAATGATCAGTTCCCTATATGCTTGTTTGGATTCTTTTTCCCACCGGTTCTAGCGAAATAAAATTGGAGAAATACCTTAGTGAATCTATTCAGGAAACCTGGTATTATTCATCATTCTTTCTCATGGCATGGTATATTGATTCAGTTTGACTGTTTTAGGACAACAAAGCTGGATTGGCGAGTAACAAGTGGCCAAGCCAAAATCATTGGTACCTTTATATCCATCAGTGGAGGAACTCTAATGATTCTTTACAAGGGTCCACTTGTCAGGAAAACTGCATTTTCTGCACCTTTCCATCATCTCGAACTTATTCCTCGACATTTCATCTTCTCCTCAACACCAGAATATTGGGCTCTTGGAGGCATTTTGCTTGCAGTCGCTTCTTTATCTGCTTCAGTATGGGGCATAATCCAGGTATAATTCTTTGAAGTCATACACTCATTGTTTAGTTTCTTGGGAAAGATATGGAGActcaaaatttccttttatttgatCAGGTGGGCACTGTCAAACAATATCCAGAACCGATAACCATAGCCGCTTTATATACTTCAATGGGGACAATCCAAAGTGCAATTGTGGCTTTTGTTGCAGAGAGAAATCTAAGTGCTTGGAAGTTGGAGCTCAACATGGAGCTCCTTCTCATTTTTCTATCAGTAAGCACATACCAAACTTGAATTTTATACATATGCATCACTCTAAAGGGTTTCAATGACCTTACTGATTTAGACATTTGGTGCATTAATAGGCAATTTTTGGGAGTGCAATTCGTTGCAGTGTTCATATATGGTGCATGCACAACAAGGGCCCTTTTTATGTGCCCATGTTCAAGCCATTCGGGATTATCATTGCATCTATTGCTAGTGTAATCTTCTTTGGAGACAGTCTTCATTATGGAAGGTAAAAGACCTCAATTTTCACACTCACCAACTGGCTAGCTAGTAAGGTCCTCAATAAACATTATACTATTTTCTTTGATTACTAcgaatagaaaggaaaaaaaatgggagcTTTTGTCTCAATCTCATATTCGGTTTCATTATTTCGTTACCCTTTTCCTACCAAATCCCAGCAATCTAACTGGGGATTATAAGGAGGAGGTTAGGCTTTAGTGCTGGTAGCTACTTCTAAGGCACTCCCCTTGTATATAATAAGAATACACAGTTCAATCTACTAGCTCTCTAATGCAGACAAAGTTTTTGACCTTTTTGTATGTCATATAAGAGTTTAGCTGTTCTTgatgaaatgaacaaaatgGTAGTGGAAAATCTCTCTTGAGAGCccatagttttaattttttatcatgaATTTCTCCATTTGAGATTGCAGGTTTCCAGTGAGATCCCATGACAATTGTGGCAAATTCTGCATAGGTTGTCTATTATTTTCATGCAAAACCTTTGAGGACACATAATTTGTACTTCTTGATAGCAAAAATTTCACTTTCCTCTTTGAAAATCAATCTAAACAATAGAGTTCCAGACATGATTATTTGACTTGTTATTGAAATTCATgatctttccttttattttctcttttcagcTTATTCTTGTCAATATAACTAACTATTAATCATATGAATGCAGTGTAATAGGAGCTTACATAATTGGAATAGGGTATTATACTCTGATGTGGGGACAAATCAGAGAAGATGACATGAAGGCAGGTGGTGAAGGCATTGATTCTTCTGAGCAGAAGGTCCCTCTATTGCAAGAAGAGGAGCAAGTATAGAATCTCACTGGCTGCTATCAGAAACTTAGGAGACAAAGGTCTCCTGAATTAGAAGCTTTCACAAGTATGCATTCTGATATGTCATTAATAGTTGTTATAATCGATGTTTGAAATGCTAATCTAAtccttatttttgtcttttgttttctGGATTTTGTGTTCGCCAGAGATTGGAGGCAGATTCATTGTGCTTTGCAAATTGGTTGTGGGAAAGCATGTATTTTGTGTTAATAGATTGGGAACTGGACTTGCTGTATATATTTGCATTCAAAGAGGTAGGGTTTTGGGGTTGTGTTTGTATTATATCAGAGATAGAGAGAATGTAATTAAACTGTACTTGCAACAGTTTTTTTCAATGCAAGGAGACTCctttgattttcctttcttttagcTGACTTCCAATTACttactaaaatatttatttactgTTAGGAAGTGATCCTTGCAATTCcccataataaaattatttcttgcTTCTCCAATATGCTAGTCCATgttttgataagaaaaaaatgcaaaagcaAATAAAGTATCATTTCGAGTTGCCTTACTCGATAGTCAATGCACACATATCAATATAATGCTTTCAAAGAGGGTTCACTACCAAATCCATGTATACTAAAAAGTGAGACCAATCATAATGTGTAGCATAGGCAATTGATTTCCATTGCTCTATACCTTAGTCTCATTTTTTGTACTTCAATCCCATTATTTATACTTTCATCCAATGacttaaatttcattatatacTTTTAAGGATCAGACTTATAAATTCAATAGGTACTAATTCGACATCCAAGCATGTTCCTAAGTATCTATTATTACTTATATTTATTAGAAGAGATTGGAATGAGGTAGTAGCATTAGCTTTAATTAGCACTAATGGCTAGTACAATAAtatgtaatattatttattttggatgCTTAAGAAATAATGTCATGCTCATtgatttagaaaaagaaaatcaaactaGTGTATGTCATGCtttataatatgaaaaactaagaagaaaattttggtttattttcaaGTGATGGATAAATTTATTAAGGTTAAACAAGAACAAGTATTACATTTTAAGTGAGCATAGAAGTAAAACTTCTCCAGCTCACACAAGTTTCAACTtatataatgatatatatagTATTGATGGAGGGTTTTAATAGAATAGGAGATGAGCCATTGAGGAGACATCAAAGCTGGAGGAAGAGTGGAGGTCTTAAGGGGGCAAAAATCCAAGGTGAAATAAGTTGagtcttatttctttttatttttttttattttttttacaaattaatcTTGTAATACATATAATAAGGAAGCCAATTGGGTGATGGTCGATTTTTGCAAATTTATAaatcaagaataattttaaaagtaaattaagaTGCAATACAACAAACATAAAGCAagtaaaagagagaaaaatgagtGCAAATGAAGATTTCCATACAACCCTACCTTCGATCATGACCTCAAACCCCAGTCCCATCCCTCATAAGGAAACCCACTAGAAATCAAGAATCCTTCAATTCAAGAAATCCTTcaaattatacttttaatttggTAGGATACGAATTATCGACCTTTACAATCACTACAAATAAAGTCTAGTaacttaaaaacactttttcacAAATTATAGTGGAAATTGGTAGTAAAATGTACAATATCTATCTTTTATAATGAATTGTAAGGGAAAATAGCTCCAATCTAATGGTACAATTAAGAAGAGTATTTAAGTTTtggaataaatataaaaaagtcttaaaaaaattctcaaaggATGACAATATTAATGTTTAAATAGTTAAAAGCATCATAAATGAAGTTTATGACATTTAAATAGATGGTTGCACAAACTAGCTCTTAGAGACACTTTCTTGCGCTTCTAGTTGATTGTTTGGTCAAAATTTGTCAACATCTAACGAAAATAGTAGGTGACCATTGAGAGCATCAAGGCaataatcaaattttggaaaCCTTGAGATAAGTTATCTAATTGTcttaattctaatttaattttccatatcttcttttttatttatttcttttgattttctttcgaACACATTAGAATAAGTTGGGTGTAGACAAATTGAGCCACATATGAGTGTTATTAGATTCAacatttaggaaattatttgattggatgttgattgtttgataaattatgATTGAGattaagttcattttttttctttttttcttcgaATTCTCTTATCTAGACAAGCCATTGGATAATTTCATGACAATTGGCTTTGAATAAATGCATTAATTTGGTTTTATGCCTTCTTGAATTTATGTTTTCGGTTAATGTATGCTTTTGGCTTACCTATCACAATTCATATACATTTGACACCAATAGATGATTACTTGTCTAGGCTTGATTAGGCACACATTTAGGACACTTttgtatcataatttaaaacccaaattaagaaacaattagttttgaacacaATTACACCTTAGGTTAATATTTAGGACACTTGAGTTTCACCTTGGCACACTAGAGAATTCACATACACACTCTTACACTTTTCATTGATAGTTTGTGTTTGAGATTCtgtgttttaatatttttaaaattattttcaactttttttcatAGCCAAATCAatcttctaatttcattttaaaaataatcttaggTGGTCTGACCGGTTGCCCAACTAGTCAACTGATTGTTTAACTAGTTGCCACTACAAAGAGCCTCCATTTTCATGCACATGTCTAAGTGGAACTAGTCATTTGGTCAAGCAAAAAGCCAGAATATAGTGATTTTTacacatttttaaatttcatcaagtGCCGACTAGATATATAATTGTCTTTCAATTTTAAGCATTGACCATAGAGTTcagttttcatcattttaagCATTGaaagttttttcaattttgtacTTTTGAGGTGAATTATCTCTGTAAATTGATTTGTAATCATAGAATTGCCGTTGTTATGCAGATTCCCTTATAatatttggattaaaaaaaaaactttaaagtgAGACATGCTTTTGACGAGCCAAGATTCTTAAAATAATGCATTAGCCCTAAAGACTATTTTATATAATGATCTTTCTTTCTAATTGAAGTGATGTCATGTCTtcatctttataaaaaaacatttgtaTTTTATAACCTACTCATCCATACTTAAACaaaggattaaaaaataatcacttgtttaattattattaaaatatcttttgttTTAGTATtattaaaatagattttaagaAACCTTGGACtaataatcttctttttttatgaTGGAAAAATCAAAGATACTACATAAAGCTCCTTTTCAATATACAACActaaataaatttcaataaaaataaaatacataagttagggaaataaaaattttggaataTCATCAACAAGCTTAAGCAAGATGAGAGATATTCATTGTCACACcccaaaacccaatttaatGATATGACTGTAATTTAATACTTCAAGCCTGGAGACTCAAAGTACAAATGACTCAAACAAGAATCTTATAATTAGAAAGTTactaattatcaaatatttgtttagaataagttaaaaaaaaaaggacatatTACATTCCTAAAAAACACAACTTTAAAAAAGCtattaaaagtaaaaacatCATACACAAAACaacttcaaatataaataatctAAATAGTCACCATTTTATAACATTCAAGCAATGTGTGTCAAGATAAAATTCTAAACTGAAATCCTAGTAGAGAATAATTTCTCATCATAACCATCACTTCTTGTCCTACTACGAGAACCTAAAAAATAGTCAACAAATGGGAATAAACTCAAAGCCTGAAGCTTGATACAGTTTtatagattgaaaaaaaaattaaaatatgaatacaAATTAGAAGATATAATTGAACAaccattttcataaaatttcttAAAGTTCAAACATGTCTAGATACTCAAAAATTTCAACCAACATTATTTATGTCAATAGCAACttcatataaaatcaaaatcaaattatttcaaaatattttgactttgaCTATCAAACAACAAATGATGCCCAATTAAGTTAGACCTTACAAATTGGTGGCTAACTTCAAATATTATTCCTTTTTTAAGTGGATGAAATAAAACTCCCTAGTAATAGTAGGTCTAACCAAACCTCAAGAGGTTAGAGTTTAATGTAAATTCTCCACTAAAGGAATGTATAGGTCAACAATAATTCACTTGCCAATTAAGACCAAACAAACCAAAGTCAAATAACAACGAAAAatataatatctccatatttttttgttatcaaagacgatctaatatatttttcatgaaaaaatgtatttgattcataggaaaaaaaatataaattttcttatatatttctacgatggattttaatttattcttttattgctatattaatttttatttttattttttttttatagtactAAGGATGATTGAAATACATAGAGATAACTAGGTGAGATGGCCTCATAGGAAAAATGTGATTGATAGAACATTGTTTCCAACCCTTAATGTAATCcatatccatatatatatgtgtgtgtgtaataaaaaatagaaaag contains these protein-coding regions:
- the LOC104879964 gene encoding WAT1-related protein At1g70260, whose product is MEVRMRLWEVIPFSVMVLMEGCTVGLTIMTKTVMAKGMSQFVFVVYSNALSSIILLPYSLIFRRTQQSFFTFPLLTRFFFLGLTGITIAQIFAFTGLSYSSPILACGMGNLIPAFSFVLAIILRTTKLDWRVTSGQAKIIGTFISISGGTLMILYKGPLVRKTAFSAPFHHLELIPRHFIFSSTPEYWALGGILLAVASLSASVWGIIQVGTVKQYPEPITIAALYTSMGTIQSAIVAFVAERNLSAWKLELNMELLLIFLSAIFGSAIRCSVHIWCMHNKGPFYVPMFKPFGIIIASIASVIFFGDSLHYGSVIGAYIIGIGYYTLMWGQIREDDMKAGGEGIDSSEQKVPLLQEEEQV